AAAGTAATTCCATACGCTTTTTTTCCTGTTTTTTTTCGAATCAATTCTATACCTGTCGTGATATTTCCCCATTGATCAGACCCTCCCACTTGTAATTGACAATTCCTAATTTGATTTAAGTACAAAAAATCATATCCTTGTATAAGAGAATAAGAAAATTCAGTAAAGGATATTCCATTTTCTTTACTATTAATTCTTTTTTTTACAGAATCTTTAGATATCATATGATTTATAGTAAAATGTTTTCCTATTTCACGGATAAAATCTATAAAAGAAATATTTTTAATCCAATCTAAATTATTTAGCAATTCTATTTTTATTGAAAAAAACTTTAAAAGTTTTGATATTTGATTTTTTATAGATTCCGTATTTTTTTGTAATATTTTTTTCTCTAAAAAAGGTCTTTTATTTTTTCTTTCTGAAGGGTCTCCTATGAATCCTGTAGCTTCCCCAATTAATACTAAAAATTTATGTCCATTTTTTTGAAAATGAATTAACATAATAATAGCTAAAAGACTCCCTATATGCAAAGAATCAGATGTTGGATCAAACCCTATATACATGGTAGTAGGTTTTTTTAAAATATATTCTATCCCAGGGACTTTGTTTTTAATTAACCCTCTCCATGAGAGTTCATCAATAATATTTGGATTTACCATAGTAAAAAATAATAGTAATTTTAAACAATTTTATTATGCGATTATGATAAAAAAAATCGTGATATACAATTTGTATACTTTTTTTTTGGTTTAATTCACATTATTTTTAGTATTATTTTTTTTAAAAAAGATTTTCCTTTTGTATGGAAAATATATGTTTTTTTATTGCCTGTAAACAGTTTGTTTTTTCTATTTTTTTTGGGAATAACAAAAAAATATAAATACACTATATATATTTATATATTATGTAATACAATAAAATTATTTTTTAGTATTTTTATTTTTTTTTATTCTATCATTTATTGTTATGGTCTTTCAAATTTATCATTCAAAGCTTTTATTCATTTTATTTTTTCATATTTTATGATTCTTTTTTTTAGAGTCATATTTTTGTTGAATTAAATAATTTTAGGTTATTTTTTATAAATTTTTCCTTTATAATAAATTCCACAGATTTATTTTCTATTTTTGAATTTAACCAAGAAATAATGTCTAAGTATAAAAAAGTTCTTTTTTCATAAGGATGATTGTAATATTTAACTAATTCATCTCTTAATTTTTTGAATTGATTTCTAATTTGATGTGGATATACGTTTCCCAA
This DNA window, taken from Blattabacterium sp. (Nauphoeta cinerea), encodes the following:
- the tyrS gene encoding tyrosine--tRNA ligase; the encoded protein is MVNPNIIDELSWRGLIKNKVPGIEYILKKPTTMYIGFDPTSDSLHIGSLLAIIMLIHFQKNGHKFLVLIGEATGFIGDPSERKNKRPFLEKKILQKNTESIKNQISKLLKFFSIKIELLNNLDWIKNISFIDFIREIGKHFTINHMISKDSVKKRINSKENGISFTEFSYSLIQGYDFLYLNQIRNCQLQVGGSDQWGNITTGIELIRKKTGKKAYGITFPLIVKPNGIKFGKSDKGENIWLDEKKTSPYKFYQFWMNISDFEIEKYIKIYTFLSKEKIDNLIYEHRKYPNKRLLQKKLASKITEWVHGNKISKQVTEITNILFDKKNEPFQLLDDKIFISIYNHIPHMLISYEEFEKGIFLLDILKKIGLFSSKSEATRALKANSIRLNKILAKENIIIQKENIIGKKYILFQFGKKEFFIIKVE